In Oryza sativa Japonica Group chromosome 3, ASM3414082v1, one DNA window encodes the following:
- the LOC4331291 gene encoding cell number regulator 6 isoform 1 (isoform 1 is encoded by transcript variant 1) yields MAEEATLSHPSRYVKLSREHDAPAPAEDIRPGELNQPVHVPQLEGRRCSECGQVLPESYEPPADEPWTTGIFACTDDPQTCRTGLFCPCVLFGRNIEALREDIPWTTPCVCHAVFVEGGIALAILTAIFHGVDPRTSFLIGEGLVFSWWLCGTYTGIFRQELQRKYHLKNSPCDPCMVHCCLHWCANCQEHRERTGRLAENSAVPMTVVNPPAVQEMSMAESRGPVSPGMENGAPSNSKGEHEEPKSDHDDVEVIPL; encoded by the exons ATGGCGGAGGAGGCCACCCTGAGCCACCCGTCGCGGTACGTGAAGCTGAGCAGGGAGCAcgacgcccccgcccccgccgaggacatccgCCCCGGCGAGCTCAACCAGCCAGTCCACGTCCCGCAG CTCGAGGGCAGGAGGTGCAGCGAGTGCGGCCAGGTCCTGCCGGAATCCTACGAGCCCCCCGCCGACGAGCCCTGGACCACCGGGATCTTCGCCTGCACCGACGATCCACAAACCT GCCGAACTGGGTTGTTCTGTCCTTGTGTTCTTTTTGGACGCAATATTGAGGCCCTCAGAGAGGATATCCCTTGGACAACGCCTTGTGTTTGCCATGCTGTCTTTGTTGAAGGAGGGATTGCGCTTGCAATTCTCACCGCAATATTTCATGGTGTTGATCCCAGAACGTCTTTCCTGATTGGAGAAGGTTTGGTGTTCAGCTGGTGGTTGTGTGGTACTTATACGGGCATCTTTCGCCAAGAACTTCAGAGGAAATACCATCTCAAG AATTCTCCATGTGACCCTTGCATGGTCCATTGCTGCTTGCACTGGTGCGCGAATTGTCAGGAGCACCGTGAAAGGACGGGGCGGCTTGCAGAGAACAGCGCGGTGCCAATGACCGTTGTGAATCCACCTGCAGTGCAAGAGATGAGCATGGCAGAAAGCCGTGGTCCTGTTTCCCCCGGTATGGAGAACGGAGCACCATCAAACTCAAAGGGTGAGCATGAGGAACCCAAGAGTGATCACGATGATGTGGAGGTGATACCTCTATAG
- the LOC4331292 gene encoding phosphatidylserine decarboxylase proenzyme 1, mitochondrial, translated as MRRFRVWPPSPSPWPLLASRPCPHSHHHRSPFHASANSGARQGNFILPGATAATLVMFGILHARRMYEDQKVVERKEKGIEPEFSPDFKASFLRLLPLRSMSRLWGSLMEVELPVFMRPAIYKAWARAFHSNLQEAAMPLEEYPSLQAFFIRSLKEGSRPIDADPNCLVSPVDGKVLRLGELRGPGTMIEQVKGFSYSAASLLGASSSLHGAEEEDFSREHTEQSNPADSNAKSWWRVSVAKPKLWDQTLLSPKKGIFYCVIYLHPGDYHRVHSPVDWNIIKRRHFSGHLFPQNERAVRTIRNLYVENERVVLEGQWKEGFVAIAAIGATNVGSIKLYIEPELRTNRAGSKILNSQPEPPDDRVYEPVGTGVMVKKGEEIAGFKMGSTVVMVFEAPVVSKARWREDGSGTVTSDFDFCIKAGDRIRVGEAIGRWTSRE; from the exons ATGAGGAGGTTTAGGGTTTGGCCTCCATCTCCATCGCCATGGCCGCTGCTCGCTTCCCGCCCTTGCCCTCACTCCCACCACCATCGCAGTCCCTTCCACGCCTCCGCCAACTCCGGCGCCCGCCAAG GCAATTTTATTCTACCTGGTGCAACGGCAGCAACTCTTGTCATGTTTGGTATTCTACATGCTAGGCGTATGTACGAAGACCAAAAA GTTGTTGAAAGGAAGGAGAAAGGAATTGAGCCGGAATTCTCACCAGATTTCAAG GCTTCATTTCTCAGGCTTCTGCCATTGCGTTCGATGTCACGTTTATGGGGATCCTTGATGGAAGTG GAACTTCCAGTGTTCATGCGCCCTGCCATCTATAAAGCATGGGCTAGAGCCTTCCACTCCA ATTTGCAAGAAGCTGCTATGCCACTAGAAGAATACCCTTCTTTACAGGCATTCTTCATCCGTAGTCTCAAAGAAGGTTCAAGGCCCATTGATGCAGACCCAAACTGTCTG GTGAGTCCTGTGGATGGTAAAGTTCTGCGGCTTGGAGAACTTAGAGGTCCAGGAACCATGATTGAGCAAGTGAAGGGCTTTTCTTATTCTGCTGCTTCTCTTCTCGGTGCAAGTTCATCTCTTCATGGTGCTGAAGAAGAAGATTTTTCTAGAGAGCATACAGAACAAAGTAATCCCGCAGATTCAAATGCAAAATCATGGTGGCGAGTATCAGTGGCTAAACCCAAATTATGGGATCAAACTCTGCTGAG CCCAAAGAAAGGCATCTTCTATTGTGTCATTTATTTACACCCTGGTGATTATCATCGAGTTCACTCTCCTGTTGATTGGAACATTATAAAGCGCCGACATTTCTCAG GTCATCTCTTCCCCCAAAATGAACGTGCCGTGCGGACCATCAGAAACTTGTATGTTGAGAATGAAAGG GTAGTACTTGAAGGGCAGTGGAAGGAAGGCTTTGTTGCAATTGCAGCCATTGGTGCTACTAATGTTGGCTCTATCAaa CTATATATTGAACCAGAGCTAAGGACAAATAGGGCAGGGTCGAAGATACTGAACTCCCAGCCTGAGCCTCCTGATGATCGAGTTTATGAACCTGTAGGCACCGGTGTGATGGTTAAAAAGGGGGAAGAG ATAGCAGGGTTTAAGATGGGATCGACGGTGGTGATGGTATTTGAGGCACCTGTAGTGTCCAAGGCAAGATGGAGAGAGGATGGCAGTGGCACGGTAACGTCAGATTTCGATTTCTGTATCAAGGCTGGCGATAGGATCAGGGTAGGAGAAGCCATTGGGCGATGGACATCGCgggaatga
- the LOC4331290 gene encoding probable helicase CHR10 isoform X1 encodes MSCDCCFFLCRTDHGQMGLGKTLQAISLLSYLKIHSISPGPFLVLCPLSVTDGWLSEFNKFCPSLRVIQYVGDKLHRRDLRRMMFQDVQKSSSSSHSTELPFDVMMTTYDIALMDQEFLSQIPWHYVVIDEAQRLKNPSSVLYNVLEQRFIMPRRLLLTGTPIQNNLSELWALMHFCMPSIFGTLDQFLSTFKQSGGETNKTDKQFKILKHVLRAFMLRRTKALLIQSGILALPSLTELTVMVPLTPLQKKLYLSVLRKELQTLLTFTGGLSRHQSLQNIVIQLRKASSHPYLFSGIEPEPYVEGEHLVQASGKLVMLDLILKKLHEVGHRVLLFAQMTQTLDILQDFLELRQYTYERLDGSVRAEERFAAIKSFSSQPTKGVVRDDNQSGAFVFMISTRAGGVGLNLIGADTVIFYEQDWNPQADKQALQRAHRIGQLNNVLSINLVSQRTIEEVIMRRAERKLKLSHSVIGEEDATYGKGKYVENEASDMRSIIFGLHLFDTSDTTAETMNDDTASETIKEETMLKLKSMSEKVVLMRSHEPSEKDERAFEINPNMTDNSGAVVTRVSDSVNVDPDFNEAAYLSWLEKFKESSHSKENTRAELERQRIAPEEKFLKREAIKKKVEEKRLAKWESLGYQTLKIKDPDILPNQNIPDSGSVQLVYGDCTNPSVVCPAKPAIIFSCVDNSGTWGHGGMFDALANLSTCIPDAYNRASEFDDLHLADLHLIQLDEAKCNRSLDAPLWVALAVVQSYNPRRKVPRSEISIPDLELCLSRVAFSAAQHSASIHMPRIGLQGGGGGGSQRSEWYTIERLLRKYSSLHGVDIFVYYYRRGNKH; translated from the exons ATGTCATGTGACTGCTGTTTTTTCTTATGTCGGACGGACCATGGCCAGATGGGACTTGGCAAGACCCTCCAAGCAATCTCTTTGTTGAGCTACCTCAAGATCCACTCCATCTCACCTGGACCATTTT TGGTCTTATGTCCTCTAAGTGTCACCGATGGCTGGCTCTCGGAATTCAATAAATTTTGTCCTTCTTTGAGGGTTATCCAGTATGTTGGTGATAAGTTGCACCGTCGTGATCTCCGGAGAATGATGTTTCAGGATGTCCAAAAATCTTCATCGTCATCTCATTCCACT GAGTTACCgtttgatgtcatgatgacaaCCTATGACATAGCCTTAATGGACCAAGAATTTCTTTCACAAATTCCTTGGCACTATGTTGTCATTGATGAGGCCCAACGTCTTAAAAACCCATCCAGC GTACTGTATAATGTCCTTGAGCAACGCTTTATCATGCCAAGACGTCTGCTACTAACGGGCACCCCTATCCAGAATAACCTTTCTGAACTATGGGCATTGATGCACTTTTGCATGCCCTCGATTTTTGGTACCCTGGATCAATTTCTTTCTACTTTCAAGCAATCAG GTGGCGAAACTAATAAAACGGACAAACAGTTTAAGATCCTTAAACATGTACTGAGAGCATTTATGCTGAGACGAACTAAAGCTTTACTAATTCAAAGCGGAATTTTGGCATTGCCTTCATTAACTGAGTTAACAGT GATGGTACCTCTGACACCCTTACAGAAGAAACTATACTTGTCAGTATTGAGAAAAGAGCTGCAAACACTACTTACATTTACTGGAGGATTGTCCCGCCACCAGTCTCTGCAAAACATC GTTATACAACTGCGAAAAGCTTCTAGTCATCCATATCTATTCAGTGGCATTGAACCTGAGCCTTATGTGGAAGGGGAGCATTTGGTTCAG GCTAGTGGAAAGCTTGTCATGCTAGATCTCATTCTTAAGAAGCTCCATGAAGTAGGCCATCGAGTTCTGCTATTTGCTCAGATGACTCAAACACTGGACATTCTTCAG GACTTCTTAGAATTGCGTCAGTACACCTATGAACGTCTGGATGGTTCAGTGCGTGCTGAGGAACGGTTTGCAGCAATAAAAAGTTTCAGCTCTCAACCTACCAAGGGTGTTGTCAGAGATGATAATCAGAGTGGAGCTTTTGTTTTCATGATATCAACTAGAGCAGGGGGTGTTGGCCTTAATCTCATTGGTGCTGATACT GTTATTTTTTATGAGCAAGATTGGAATCCTCAAGCTGACAAACAGGCCTTGCAGCGTGCACACCGCATTGGACAGTTAAATAATGTATTATCAATAAATTTGGTATCACAACGCACAATTGAAGAG GTCATCATGCGAAGAGCAGAAAGAAAACTTAAGCTTAGCCACAGCGTTATTGGAGAGGAGGATGCAACTTATGGGAAGGGGAAATATGTAGAAAATGAAGCTAGCGACATGCGCTCGATTATATTTGGCTTACACCTATTTGATACTTCAGATACGACTGCAGAGACAATGAATGATGACACAGCTTCGGAGACTATCAAAGAAGAGACTATGTTGAAGCTGAAATCAATGTCTGAAAAAGTAGTGTTGATGCGTAGTCATGAACCTTCAGAAAAGGATGAACGGGCATTCGAAATCAATCCAAATATGACAGACAACAGTGGGGCTGTTGTTACGAGGGTATCTGATTCCGTTAATGTTGATCCGGATTTTAATGAAGCCGCATACTTATCCTGGCTTGAGAAGTTTAAAGAGTCTTCGCATTCTAAGGAAAATACCAGAGCTGAACTAGAAAGGCAAAGAATAGCACCTGAAGAAAAGTTCCTAAAACGTGAAGCTATTAAGAAAAAGGTGGAAGAAAAGAGATTAGCCAAATGGGAATCCTTGGGGTACCAGACATTAAAGATCAAAGATCCTGACATCTTACCGAACCAGAATATTCCAGACTCTGGATCCGTCCAACTTGTATATGGAGATTGCACTAATCCTTCAGTAGTTTGCCCTGCAAAGCCTGCCATCATATTCAG TTGTGTTGATAATTCAGGAACCTGGGGACATGGAGGAATGTTCGATGCTTTGGCCAATCTCTCAACATGCATTCCAGATGCTTATAATCGTGCTTCTGAATTTGATGATCTCCACCTGGCAGATCTTCACTTGATTCAGTTAGATG AAGCCAAGTGCAACCGGAGTTTAGATGCTCCTCTCTGGGTCGCGCTAGCTGTTGTGCAGTCTTATAATCCAAGGCGAAAGGTTCCACGAAGTGAAATTTCCATACCTGATTTGGAGCTTTGTTTATCAAGAGTGGCCTTTTCAGCTGCTCAACATTCCG CGAGCATCCACATGCCCCGAATCGGTCTccaaggtggaggtggaggtgggtccCAACGATCAGAGTGGTACACCATAGAACGGCTGCTGAGGAAATACTCGTCTCTTCATGGCGTCGACATCTTTGT GTACTATTATAGGCGAGGGAACAAGCACTAG
- the LOC4331292 gene encoding phosphatidylserine decarboxylase proenzyme 1, mitochondrial isoform X1 — translation MRRFRVWPPSPSPWPLLASRPCPHSHHHRSPFHASANSGARQGQGNFILPGATAATLVMFGILHARRMYEDQKVVERKEKGIEPEFSPDFKASFLRLLPLRSMSRLWGSLMEVELPVFMRPAIYKAWARAFHSNLQEAAMPLEEYPSLQAFFIRSLKEGSRPIDADPNCLVSPVDGKVLRLGELRGPGTMIEQVKGFSYSAASLLGASSSLHGAEEEDFSREHTEQSNPADSNAKSWWRVSVAKPKLWDQTLLSPKKGIFYCVIYLHPGDYHRVHSPVDWNIIKRRHFSGHLFPQNERAVRTIRNLYVENERVVLEGQWKEGFVAIAAIGATNVGSIKLYIEPELRTNRAGSKILNSQPEPPDDRVYEPVGTGVMVKKGEEIAGFKMGSTVVMVFEAPVVSKARWREDGSGTVTSDFDFCIKAGDRIRVGEAIGRWTSRE, via the exons ATGAGGAGGTTTAGGGTTTGGCCTCCATCTCCATCGCCATGGCCGCTGCTCGCTTCCCGCCCTTGCCCTCACTCCCACCACCATCGCAGTCCCTTCCACGCCTCCGCCAACTCCGGCGCCCGCCAAGGTCAAg GCAATTTTATTCTACCTGGTGCAACGGCAGCAACTCTTGTCATGTTTGGTATTCTACATGCTAGGCGTATGTACGAAGACCAAAAA GTTGTTGAAAGGAAGGAGAAAGGAATTGAGCCGGAATTCTCACCAGATTTCAAG GCTTCATTTCTCAGGCTTCTGCCATTGCGTTCGATGTCACGTTTATGGGGATCCTTGATGGAAGTG GAACTTCCAGTGTTCATGCGCCCTGCCATCTATAAAGCATGGGCTAGAGCCTTCCACTCCA ATTTGCAAGAAGCTGCTATGCCACTAGAAGAATACCCTTCTTTACAGGCATTCTTCATCCGTAGTCTCAAAGAAGGTTCAAGGCCCATTGATGCAGACCCAAACTGTCTG GTGAGTCCTGTGGATGGTAAAGTTCTGCGGCTTGGAGAACTTAGAGGTCCAGGAACCATGATTGAGCAAGTGAAGGGCTTTTCTTATTCTGCTGCTTCTCTTCTCGGTGCAAGTTCATCTCTTCATGGTGCTGAAGAAGAAGATTTTTCTAGAGAGCATACAGAACAAAGTAATCCCGCAGATTCAAATGCAAAATCATGGTGGCGAGTATCAGTGGCTAAACCCAAATTATGGGATCAAACTCTGCTGAG CCCAAAGAAAGGCATCTTCTATTGTGTCATTTATTTACACCCTGGTGATTATCATCGAGTTCACTCTCCTGTTGATTGGAACATTATAAAGCGCCGACATTTCTCAG GTCATCTCTTCCCCCAAAATGAACGTGCCGTGCGGACCATCAGAAACTTGTATGTTGAGAATGAAAGG GTAGTACTTGAAGGGCAGTGGAAGGAAGGCTTTGTTGCAATTGCAGCCATTGGTGCTACTAATGTTGGCTCTATCAaa CTATATATTGAACCAGAGCTAAGGACAAATAGGGCAGGGTCGAAGATACTGAACTCCCAGCCTGAGCCTCCTGATGATCGAGTTTATGAACCTGTAGGCACCGGTGTGATGGTTAAAAAGGGGGAAGAG ATAGCAGGGTTTAAGATGGGATCGACGGTGGTGATGGTATTTGAGGCACCTGTAGTGTCCAAGGCAAGATGGAGAGAGGATGGCAGTGGCACGGTAACGTCAGATTTCGATTTCTGTATCAAGGCTGGCGATAGGATCAGGGTAGGAGAAGCCATTGGGCGATGGACATCGCgggaatga
- the LOC4331291 gene encoding cell number regulator 6 isoform 2 (isoform 2 is encoded by transcript variant 2): protein MAEEATLSHPSRYVKLSREHDAPAPAEDIRPGELNQPVHVPQLEGRRCSECGQVLPESYEPPADEPWTTGIFACTDDPQTCRTGLFCPCVLFGRNIEALREDIPWTTPCVCHAVFVEGGIALAILTAIFHGVDPRTSFLIGEGLVFSWWLCGTYTGIFRQELQRKYHLKNSPCDPCMVHCCLHWCANCQEHRERTGRLAENSAVPMTVVNPPAVQEMSMAESRGPVSPGMENGAPSNSKG, encoded by the exons ATGGCGGAGGAGGCCACCCTGAGCCACCCGTCGCGGTACGTGAAGCTGAGCAGGGAGCAcgacgcccccgcccccgccgaggacatccgCCCCGGCGAGCTCAACCAGCCAGTCCACGTCCCGCAG CTCGAGGGCAGGAGGTGCAGCGAGTGCGGCCAGGTCCTGCCGGAATCCTACGAGCCCCCCGCCGACGAGCCCTGGACCACCGGGATCTTCGCCTGCACCGACGATCCACAAACCT GCCGAACTGGGTTGTTCTGTCCTTGTGTTCTTTTTGGACGCAATATTGAGGCCCTCAGAGAGGATATCCCTTGGACAACGCCTTGTGTTTGCCATGCTGTCTTTGTTGAAGGAGGGATTGCGCTTGCAATTCTCACCGCAATATTTCATGGTGTTGATCCCAGAACGTCTTTCCTGATTGGAGAAGGTTTGGTGTTCAGCTGGTGGTTGTGTGGTACTTATACGGGCATCTTTCGCCAAGAACTTCAGAGGAAATACCATCTCAAG AATTCTCCATGTGACCCTTGCATGGTCCATTGCTGCTTGCACTGGTGCGCGAATTGTCAGGAGCACCGTGAAAGGACGGGGCGGCTTGCAGAGAACAGCGCGGTGCCAATGACCGTTGTGAATCCACCTGCAGTGCAAGAGATGAGCATGGCAGAAAGCCGTGGTCCTGTTTCCCCCGGTATGGAGAACGGAGCACCATCAAACTCAAAGG GATAG
- the LOC4331292 gene encoding phosphatidylserine decarboxylase proenzyme 1, mitochondrial isoform X2, translated as MLGVCTKTKKYCFNTHKHHVVERKEKGIEPEFSPDFKASFLRLLPLRSMSRLWGSLMEVELPVFMRPAIYKAWARAFHSNLQEAAMPLEEYPSLQAFFIRSLKEGSRPIDADPNCLVSPVDGKVLRLGELRGPGTMIEQVKGFSYSAASLLGASSSLHGAEEEDFSREHTEQSNPADSNAKSWWRVSVAKPKLWDQTLLSPKKGIFYCVIYLHPGDYHRVHSPVDWNIIKRRHFSGHLFPQNERAVRTIRNLYVENERVVLEGQWKEGFVAIAAIGATNVGSIKLYIEPELRTNRAGSKILNSQPEPPDDRVYEPVGTGVMVKKGEEIAGFKMGSTVVMVFEAPVVSKARWREDGSGTVTSDFDFCIKAGDRIRVGEAIGRWTSRE; from the exons ATGCTAGGCGTATGTACGAAGACCAAAAAGTATTGCTTCAATACCCACAAGCATCAT GTTGTTGAAAGGAAGGAGAAAGGAATTGAGCCGGAATTCTCACCAGATTTCAAG GCTTCATTTCTCAGGCTTCTGCCATTGCGTTCGATGTCACGTTTATGGGGATCCTTGATGGAAGTG GAACTTCCAGTGTTCATGCGCCCTGCCATCTATAAAGCATGGGCTAGAGCCTTCCACTCCA ATTTGCAAGAAGCTGCTATGCCACTAGAAGAATACCCTTCTTTACAGGCATTCTTCATCCGTAGTCTCAAAGAAGGTTCAAGGCCCATTGATGCAGACCCAAACTGTCTG GTGAGTCCTGTGGATGGTAAAGTTCTGCGGCTTGGAGAACTTAGAGGTCCAGGAACCATGATTGAGCAAGTGAAGGGCTTTTCTTATTCTGCTGCTTCTCTTCTCGGTGCAAGTTCATCTCTTCATGGTGCTGAAGAAGAAGATTTTTCTAGAGAGCATACAGAACAAAGTAATCCCGCAGATTCAAATGCAAAATCATGGTGGCGAGTATCAGTGGCTAAACCCAAATTATGGGATCAAACTCTGCTGAG CCCAAAGAAAGGCATCTTCTATTGTGTCATTTATTTACACCCTGGTGATTATCATCGAGTTCACTCTCCTGTTGATTGGAACATTATAAAGCGCCGACATTTCTCAG GTCATCTCTTCCCCCAAAATGAACGTGCCGTGCGGACCATCAGAAACTTGTATGTTGAGAATGAAAGG GTAGTACTTGAAGGGCAGTGGAAGGAAGGCTTTGTTGCAATTGCAGCCATTGGTGCTACTAATGTTGGCTCTATCAaa CTATATATTGAACCAGAGCTAAGGACAAATAGGGCAGGGTCGAAGATACTGAACTCCCAGCCTGAGCCTCCTGATGATCGAGTTTATGAACCTGTAGGCACCGGTGTGATGGTTAAAAAGGGGGAAGAG ATAGCAGGGTTTAAGATGGGATCGACGGTGGTGATGGTATTTGAGGCACCTGTAGTGTCCAAGGCAAGATGGAGAGAGGATGGCAGTGGCACGGTAACGTCAGATTTCGATTTCTGTATCAAGGCTGGCGATAGGATCAGGGTAGGAGAAGCCATTGGGCGATGGACATCGCgggaatga
- the LOC4331290 gene encoding probable helicase CHR10 isoform X2: MAPPQMYERRLLAAASLLLSADAQGQPPHAAAQLGVGVTAELKPHQVDGVAWLIRRYQLGVNVLLGDEMGLGKTLQAISLLSYLKIHSISPGPFLVLCPLSVTDGWLSEFNKFCPSLRVIQYVGDKLHRRDLRRMMFQDVQKSSSSSHSTELPFDVMMTTYDIALMDQEFLSQIPWHYVVIDEAQRLKNPSSVLYNVLEQRFIMPRRLLLTGTPIQNNLSELWALMHFCMPSIFGTLDQFLSTFKQSGDSLTGGETNKTDKQFKILKHVLRAFMLRRTKALLIQSGILALPSLTELTVMVPLTPLQKKLYLSVLRKELQTLLTFTGGLSRHQSLQNIVIQLRKASSHPYLFSGIEPEPYVEGEHLVQASGKLVMLDLILKKLHEVGHRVLLFAQMTQTLDILQDFLELRQYTYERLDGSVRAEERFAAIKSFSSQPTKGVVRDDNQSGAFVFMISTRAGGVGLNLIGADTVIFYEQDWNPQADKQALQRAHRIGQLNNVLSINLVSQRTIEEVIMRRAERKLKLSHSVIGEEDATYGKGKYVENEASDMRSIIFGLHLFDTSDTTAETMNDDTASETIKEETMLKLKSMSEKVVLMRSHEPSEKDERAFEINPNMTDNSGAVVTRVSDSVNVDPDFNEAAYLSWLEKFKESSHSKENTRAELERQRIAPEEKFLKREAIKKKVEEKRLAKWESLGYQTLKIKDPDILPNQNIPDSGSVQLVYGDCTNPSVVCPAKPAIIFSCVDNSGTWGHGGMFDALANLSTCIPDAYNRASEFDDLHLADLHLIQLDEAKCNRSLDAPLWVALAVVQSYNPRRKVPRSEISIPDLELCLSRVAFSAAQHSASIHMPRIGLQGGGGGGSQRSEWYTIERLLRKYSSLHGVDIFVYYYRRGNKH; the protein is encoded by the exons ATGGCGCCGCCACAAATGTAtgagcgccgcctcctcgccgccgcctccctcctcctctccgccgatGCGCAGGGCCAAccaccccacgccgccgcccaacTCGGAGTCGGAGTCACGGCCGAGCTCAAGCCGCACCAGGTCGATGGCGTCGCGTGGCTCATCCGCCGCTACCAACTCGGCGTCAACGTCCTGCTCG GTGACGAG ATGGGACTTGGCAAGACCCTCCAAGCAATCTCTTTGTTGAGCTACCTCAAGATCCACTCCATCTCACCTGGACCATTTT TGGTCTTATGTCCTCTAAGTGTCACCGATGGCTGGCTCTCGGAATTCAATAAATTTTGTCCTTCTTTGAGGGTTATCCAGTATGTTGGTGATAAGTTGCACCGTCGTGATCTCCGGAGAATGATGTTTCAGGATGTCCAAAAATCTTCATCGTCATCTCATTCCACT GAGTTACCgtttgatgtcatgatgacaaCCTATGACATAGCCTTAATGGACCAAGAATTTCTTTCACAAATTCCTTGGCACTATGTTGTCATTGATGAGGCCCAACGTCTTAAAAACCCATCCAGC GTACTGTATAATGTCCTTGAGCAACGCTTTATCATGCCAAGACGTCTGCTACTAACGGGCACCCCTATCCAGAATAACCTTTCTGAACTATGGGCATTGATGCACTTTTGCATGCCCTCGATTTTTGGTACCCTGGATCAATTTCTTTCTACTTTCAAGCAATCAGGTGATTCATTGACAG GTGGCGAAACTAATAAAACGGACAAACAGTTTAAGATCCTTAAACATGTACTGAGAGCATTTATGCTGAGACGAACTAAAGCTTTACTAATTCAAAGCGGAATTTTGGCATTGCCTTCATTAACTGAGTTAACAGT GATGGTACCTCTGACACCCTTACAGAAGAAACTATACTTGTCAGTATTGAGAAAAGAGCTGCAAACACTACTTACATTTACTGGAGGATTGTCCCGCCACCAGTCTCTGCAAAACATC GTTATACAACTGCGAAAAGCTTCTAGTCATCCATATCTATTCAGTGGCATTGAACCTGAGCCTTATGTGGAAGGGGAGCATTTGGTTCAG GCTAGTGGAAAGCTTGTCATGCTAGATCTCATTCTTAAGAAGCTCCATGAAGTAGGCCATCGAGTTCTGCTATTTGCTCAGATGACTCAAACACTGGACATTCTTCAG GACTTCTTAGAATTGCGTCAGTACACCTATGAACGTCTGGATGGTTCAGTGCGTGCTGAGGAACGGTTTGCAGCAATAAAAAGTTTCAGCTCTCAACCTACCAAGGGTGTTGTCAGAGATGATAATCAGAGTGGAGCTTTTGTTTTCATGATATCAACTAGAGCAGGGGGTGTTGGCCTTAATCTCATTGGTGCTGATACT GTTATTTTTTATGAGCAAGATTGGAATCCTCAAGCTGACAAACAGGCCTTGCAGCGTGCACACCGCATTGGACAGTTAAATAATGTATTATCAATAAATTTGGTATCACAACGCACAATTGAAGAG GTCATCATGCGAAGAGCAGAAAGAAAACTTAAGCTTAGCCACAGCGTTATTGGAGAGGAGGATGCAACTTATGGGAAGGGGAAATATGTAGAAAATGAAGCTAGCGACATGCGCTCGATTATATTTGGCTTACACCTATTTGATACTTCAGATACGACTGCAGAGACAATGAATGATGACACAGCTTCGGAGACTATCAAAGAAGAGACTATGTTGAAGCTGAAATCAATGTCTGAAAAAGTAGTGTTGATGCGTAGTCATGAACCTTCAGAAAAGGATGAACGGGCATTCGAAATCAATCCAAATATGACAGACAACAGTGGGGCTGTTGTTACGAGGGTATCTGATTCCGTTAATGTTGATCCGGATTTTAATGAAGCCGCATACTTATCCTGGCTTGAGAAGTTTAAAGAGTCTTCGCATTCTAAGGAAAATACCAGAGCTGAACTAGAAAGGCAAAGAATAGCACCTGAAGAAAAGTTCCTAAAACGTGAAGCTATTAAGAAAAAGGTGGAAGAAAAGAGATTAGCCAAATGGGAATCCTTGGGGTACCAGACATTAAAGATCAAAGATCCTGACATCTTACCGAACCAGAATATTCCAGACTCTGGATCCGTCCAACTTGTATATGGAGATTGCACTAATCCTTCAGTAGTTTGCCCTGCAAAGCCTGCCATCATATTCAG TTGTGTTGATAATTCAGGAACCTGGGGACATGGAGGAATGTTCGATGCTTTGGCCAATCTCTCAACATGCATTCCAGATGCTTATAATCGTGCTTCTGAATTTGATGATCTCCACCTGGCAGATCTTCACTTGATTCAGTTAGATG AAGCCAAGTGCAACCGGAGTTTAGATGCTCCTCTCTGGGTCGCGCTAGCTGTTGTGCAGTCTTATAATCCAAGGCGAAAGGTTCCACGAAGTGAAATTTCCATACCTGATTTGGAGCTTTGTTTATCAAGAGTGGCCTTTTCAGCTGCTCAACATTCCG CGAGCATCCACATGCCCCGAATCGGTCTccaaggtggaggtggaggtgggtccCAACGATCAGAGTGGTACACCATAGAACGGCTGCTGAGGAAATACTCGTCTCTTCATGGCGTCGACATCTTTGT GTACTATTATAGGCGAGGGAACAAGCACTAG